The Leptospira sp. WS60.C2 genome includes the window ATCCAGAAACGGATTTTTACGATACGAAGGAAGTGATCACAGAACTTGGAATTGGAGAGGCGTTTATCACGGCACTAAGCACCAAAGGAGCTCCGACTCCACTTGTCCACACTCTACTGGCGCCTCCACAGTCACGAATGGGAACATTGACAGAGAAGGAATTGGAAACATTGATTGGTGATTCCGACCTAGTGAAAAAATACGAATCTACCCTCGACCGCGAAAGTGCCCACGAGATGCTTTCCAAAAAAATGGAAACCATTGCAGAGGAAACAGAATCCGCAGAAGAAGAGGAAACCGGAACCAAAAAACCAAAGTCCAAACGGGCCAAGGAAAAAGAAGACCCTAGTTTTGTGGAAACCCTTTCCAAAAACCCACTTGCCCGGGAAGTGGGAAGGACAGTCGCAAAAGAAGTCACGAGAGGGCTCCTCGGAATGCTCGGTGTGACTCCGAAACGAGGCTCTCGCCGGAAAAAAACAGGTTTATTTGGATTCTAATCCTTTTTTAGCACTCTTCACTTGAAAGTGCTTGACCTATTTCTCCTACAAACGTTCTATGGTAATGGAGTTTAGCACTCTTTTTTGAAAGGTGCTAAACTCGGAATGATCAATAGATTGCATACAAGGAGTTACTCATGGCATCAATCAAACCTTTAGGCGACCGAGTCGTCGTAGAGCCAAAGAATGAGTCGGAAGAAAAAATCGGATCCATCATCGTACCAGACACTGCCAAAGAAAAACCGCAAGAAGGCAAAGTCATCGCAGTGGGACAAGGCCGATACGAAGACGGTAAACTCGTTCCTTTAGAAGTAAAGGTAGGAGACACAGTTCTTTACGGAAAGTATTCCGGAACAGAAGTCAAACAAGGCGGAAAGGAATTACTCATCATCCGTGAAAACGACATTCTCGGTGTTGTGACAAACTAAATCTAAAAGGAAAGAATCATGGCTAAAACAATCGAATTTGATGAATCAGCTCGTAGAAAACTTCTTAGCGGAGTGAACAAACTCGCTAACGCAGTAAAGGTGACTCTCGGACCAAAAGGCCGTAACGTAGTCATCGACAAAAAATTTGGATCTCCTACTATCACTAAAGACGGCGTAACGGTTGCTAAAGAAATCGAACTAGAAGATGCAATCGAAAACATGGGCGCTCAAATGGTGAAAGAAGTTTCCACCAAGACGAATGACATTGCTGGAGACGGAACAACAACTGCAACCATCCTTGCACAAGCCATCATCAATGAAGGTTTGAAAAACGTAACTGCTGGTGCAAACCCAATGGCTCTCAAACACGGGATTGACAAAGCAGTTGTTGCGGCAGTAGAAGAAATCAAAAAACACGCAATCAAAATCAATAGCAAAGCAGAATACGCAAACGTTGCGACTATCTCTGCCAACAATGATCCAGAAATCGGAAACCTCATTGCACAAGCTTTTGACAAAGTAGGTAAAGAAGGTGTGATCACTGTTGATGAAGCAAAATCCATCGAAACTACTCTTGATATCGTAGAAGGGATGCAATTTGATCGTGGATACGTGTCTCCTTACATGGTGACAGATCCAGAAGCGATGATCGCAACTTTTAACGATCCATTCATCTTGATTTATGACAAAAAAATTGCTTCGATGAAAGACCTTCTCCCTGTGCTTGAAAAAATTGCACAAGCAGGAAGACCACTAGTTATCATCGCTGAAGAAGTGGAAGGCGAAGCTCTTGCAACGATCGTGGTTAACACCCTTCGCAAAACCATCCAATGTGTGGCTGTCAAAGCTCCAGGGTTTGGTGACAGAAGAAAAGCAATGCTCGAAGACATTGCCATCCTCACTGGTGGACAAGTGATTTCTGAAGACCTCGGAATGAAACTTGAAAACGCTGATGTTAAGATGCTCGGTCGTGCGAAAAAAGTGGTCGTGGACAAAGAAAACACAACCATCATCGAAGGTGCTGGTGCTTCTAAAGACATCCAAGGCCGCGTAAACCAAATCAAAAAACAAATCGAAGATACAACTTCTGATTACGATCGTGAAAAACTCCAAGAACGCCTTGCAAAACTTGCTGGTGGTGTTGCTGTGATCCACGTGGGTGCGGCTACTGAAGTGGAAATGAAAGAGAAAAAAGCTCGTGTAGAGGATGCTCTTTCTGCTACTCGCGCTGCTGTGGAAGAAGGAATTGTTCCTGGTGGTGGACTCACACTCCTACGTGCACAAGACGCAGTGAAAGGATTAAAACTTTCTGGCGACGAACAAACTGGTGCAAACATCATATTACGCGCATTAGAAGAGCCTATTCGTATGATCACTTCCAATGCAGGTCTTGAAGGATCTGTGATTGTGGAACAAGCTCGTGCGAAAAAAGGAAACGAAGGATTTAACGCACTCACTATGGTTTGGGAAGACCTCATCAAAGCTGGTGTTGTTGACCCTGCGAAAGTAGTTCGTTCTGCCCTTCAAAATGCTGCTTCTATTGGTGCGATGATCCTCACCACTGAAGTGACCATTACAGACAAACCTGAGCCAAAAGATGCTGCTGGTGCTGGAATGGGCGGCATGGGAGGAATGGGTGGTATGGGAGGAATGGGCGGCATGATGTAAATCATTCGCACATTTCACCTTTGGTCTGTTTGGTTACGCAGGCAGACCAAAACCAAAGAAGGCCTTGTGATTCCAATCCGAGGCCTTTTTTTTATGACTAAGGAGTCGGCAAATTCTAGTTCAATCTTCGGTTTCGTTATTTTCTAAACTGTTATGTTTATTTTTTTCCTCTGCCCGTTTCTTTTGTTTTGATTTTTGTTTGCGGATCGCCTCTAGTTTATAACGAAAGGTTTCTGGTCTCTGTTCTTTCTCCATTTCCAAACAAAGCAGGTCACGAGCTTTATAACGATTGAGTCCTTGGGTACGGTAGATCGAACACTTCACCTGTTTTCCCGAAGGGACATGCTGTAACACAACCGCTGTTGCCACCTTATTCACGTTTTGTCCCCCTTTCCCACTCGCCTTCACAAACTGTTCCTTGAGATCCGATTCGCGAATGCCGAGTGACTCCATTCGTTTTTTGAGAGAAGCATTTTTTTCTAGGGAAACTGGAAACGAAAGGGACATGGTGGTTTTAGTGTTTGGTGGGAAGTGGGAATGGTGTTTGGTCTCGAATCGTATTGGGTGCTATGTTGATGTTATGCCGATGTTTTTATTTTTATTCCAATCTACGAGTGATTTGTCTGAAAGAGCGTATCCTAGGGAAAAACCCCTTCCTCAAGAAGAAGGGGATAAATTTACCAAATGCATCTAAAAACCTGTTTCTAGACTTCTTTTATGAAGCCGTAGATTCTTCGATTTCTAAAATGCGTTTTCGCAGATCAGAAGCCGTTTCGTAATTTTCGATTTGGATGGCATTGAACTTTTGGATGTAAAGACCAACGAGTTCATCCCCCACTTTTCCTGGTACAGACAAC containing:
- a CDS encoding peptide chain release factor-like protein: MSLSFPVSLEKNASLKKRMESLGIRESDLKEQFVKASGKGGQNVNKVATAVVLQHVPSGKQVKCSIYRTQGLNRYKARDLLCLEMEKEQRPETFRYKLEAIRKQKSKQKKRAEEKNKHNSLENNETED
- the groES gene encoding co-chaperone GroES, which translates into the protein MASIKPLGDRVVVEPKNESEEKIGSIIVPDTAKEKPQEGKVIAVGQGRYEDGKLVPLEVKVGDTVLYGKYSGTEVKQGGKELLIIRENDILGVVTN
- the groL gene encoding chaperonin GroEL (60 kDa chaperone family; promotes refolding of misfolded polypeptides especially under stressful conditions; forms two stacked rings of heptamers to form a barrel-shaped 14mer; ends can be capped by GroES; misfolded proteins enter the barrel where they are refolded when GroES binds), which codes for MAKTIEFDESARRKLLSGVNKLANAVKVTLGPKGRNVVIDKKFGSPTITKDGVTVAKEIELEDAIENMGAQMVKEVSTKTNDIAGDGTTTATILAQAIINEGLKNVTAGANPMALKHGIDKAVVAAVEEIKKHAIKINSKAEYANVATISANNDPEIGNLIAQAFDKVGKEGVITVDEAKSIETTLDIVEGMQFDRGYVSPYMVTDPEAMIATFNDPFILIYDKKIASMKDLLPVLEKIAQAGRPLVIIAEEVEGEALATIVVNTLRKTIQCVAVKAPGFGDRRKAMLEDIAILTGGQVISEDLGMKLENADVKMLGRAKKVVVDKENTTIIEGAGASKDIQGRVNQIKKQIEDTTSDYDREKLQERLAKLAGGVAVIHVGAATEVEMKEKKARVEDALSATRAAVEEGIVPGGGLTLLRAQDAVKGLKLSGDEQTGANIILRALEEPIRMITSNAGLEGSVIVEQARAKKGNEGFNALTMVWEDLIKAGVVDPAKVVRSALQNAASIGAMILTTEVTITDKPEPKDAAGAGMGGMGGMGGMGGMGGMM